A genomic window from Sulfurospirillum diekertiae includes:
- a CDS encoding SEL1-like repeat protein has protein sequence MKRLCLIFVMLLGTSLFGSDLEEGLKLYDQNDFAKAFSLFEKSCNDVNARGCYMLGKMYGYGQGVKTDFLKASQFYEKACNGGDAEGCLTLGNMYNVGDGVQQNSSKAVSLYEKACNGGNVYGCFNFGNMYNNGQGIKQDYSKAIQFYEKACNGGFAAGCYNFGVMSANGQGIKKDYSKAIQFYEKACKGDDMLGCNNLGNMYSAGRGVKQDFSKAIPLYEKACNSGEALGCNNLGLRYDKGEGIKQDSFKAFQLYEKACKGDNASGCSNLGAMYFNGQGVKQNSTKALDFFGKACDLKNEQGCQNYAKLKKQLGK, from the coding sequence TGGAAGAAGGGTTAAAGCTTTATGATCAAAATGATTTTGCAAAAGCTTTTTCTCTATTTGAAAAATCTTGTAATGACGTAAATGCAAGAGGATGTTATATGCTTGGCAAAATGTATGGTTATGGTCAAGGTGTTAAGACAGATTTTTTAAAAGCATCACAATTTTATGAAAAAGCCTGTAATGGGGGAGATGCAGAAGGGTGTCTTACTCTTGGGAATATGTATAACGTAGGAGACGGTGTTCAACAAAATTCTTCTAAAGCAGTGTCATTGTATGAAAAAGCGTGCAATGGTGGAAATGTATATGGATGTTTTAATTTTGGAAATATGTATAATAATGGTCAAGGTATCAAACAAGATTATTCTAAGGCTATACAATTTTATGAAAAAGCCTGCAATGGTGGCTTTGCAGCAGGTTGCTATAATTTTGGAGTGATGTCCGCGAATGGTCAAGGTATCAAAAAAGATTATTCTAAGGCTATACAATTTTATGAAAAAGCCTGCAAGGGTGATGATATGTTAGGATGCAATAATCTTGGAAATATGTATAGTGCTGGTCGAGGCGTCAAACAAGATTTTTCTAAAGCGATACCACTCTACGAAAAAGCATGTAATAGTGGTGAGGCATTAGGATGTAACAACCTTGGATTAAGGTATGATAAGGGGGAAGGCATCAAACAAGATTCTTTTAAAGCGTTTCAATTATATGAAAAAGCGTGTAAGGGCGATAATGCCTCAGGATGTAGTAACCTTGGCGCAATGTATTTTAATGGTCAAGGTGTTAAACAAAATTCAACCAAAGCTCTTGATTTTTTTGGGAAAGCATGTGATTTGAAAAATGAACAAGGGTGTCAAAATTATGCTAAATTGAAAAAACAATTAGGTAAATAA
- a CDS encoding FtsK/SpoIIIE domain-containing protein: protein MRLFIYDTLWRGFLLLLLYVSIQNSVFNFASLDSLTITIGCFLLAERIYFYTKYWQFITMPYALKLISRSTNDARNNKVFLDQFVKFDKKTKTAYFYNRSAINCEEYQINRLNEIVHYLGIHDKPVEVDIKPYKHKYVVLKFYTLHKNIETESPLFHLKKEHIFYGFFKDGKYYLPIQAQTHMITVGESGSGKSNFMNLLIFSLLYNEKLLDFIIMIDLKAPELSRYNGLSYIKFIDNVEEVDTIFHELKELMNNRFQHMKQKNLLVYDGKPIFVIIDEVGTIGTYHDKKIKDSIFANMIDIFQKGRAAKIILLLFAQKIDSTNIPTNVLTNIQSKVLMKTDSDFNMNNTIGTQEDIQLITKTKVADFNKGRAILKDGLTSDKNLIQVPYIRESVQNMMIEFFKLSESK, encoded by the coding sequence ATGAGATTATTTATCTATGATACTTTATGGAGGGGCTTTTTGCTCCTCCTATTGTATGTGTCAATTCAAAACAGTGTCTTTAATTTTGCATCATTAGATTCTTTAACAATTACAATAGGCTGTTTTTTATTAGCTGAGCGAATCTATTTTTATACGAAATACTGGCAATTTATCACTATGCCATATGCACTTAAATTAATCTCAAGATCAACAAATGATGCAAGAAATAATAAAGTATTTTTAGATCAGTTTGTAAAGTTTGATAAAAAAACGAAAACAGCCTATTTTTATAATAGAAGTGCTATCAACTGTGAAGAGTATCAAATCAATAGATTAAATGAAATTGTGCATTATTTAGGGATACATGATAAACCAGTAGAAGTGGATATAAAGCCGTATAAACATAAATATGTGGTTCTAAAATTTTACACACTTCATAAGAATATTGAGACAGAATCACCATTATTTCACCTCAAAAAAGAGCATATATTTTATGGGTTTTTCAAAGATGGGAAATACTATTTGCCAATACAAGCCCAAACACATATGATAACGGTGGGTGAAAGCGGAAGTGGAAAATCCAACTTTATGAATTTACTCATATTTTCACTTCTATATAATGAAAAACTTCTTGATTTTATCATTATGATTGACCTTAAAGCTCCTGAACTTTCTCGATATAACGGGCTTTCTTATATCAAATTTATTGATAATGTTGAAGAAGTTGATACAATATTTCATGAGCTAAAAGAGCTTATGAATAACCGATTTCAACACATGAAGCAAAAAAATTTATTAGTTTACGATGGTAAGCCTATCTTTGTGATTATAGATGAAGTAGGCACTATTGGCACATATCATGATAAAAAAATCAAAGATTCAATTTTTGCGAATATGATAGATATTTTTCAAAAAGGAAGAGCCGCAAAAATCATTTTGCTGTTATTTGCGCAAAAAATCGATAGTACGAATATTCCCACGAATGTGCTTACTAATATTCAATCAAAAGTGCTTATGAAAACAGATAGTGATTTTAATATGAACAACACAATAGGTACACAGGAAGATATTCAATTGATTACCAAGACGAAAGTTGCAGATTTTAATAAAGGTAGAGCTATTTTAAAAGATGGGTTAACGAGTGATAAAAACCTGATTCAAGTGCCGTATATTAGGGAAAGTGTGCAAAATATGATGATTGAATTTTTTAAGCTATCAGAATCGAAGTGA